The genomic window AGCCGCGCTTGGTCCCACCCCCGTTCCCGGGGGCGTGACGCGGCGCACCATACAGAGGCGCGCCCATTTCCGCCATAGGCCCGCACGCGGATGACCGGGATGCAAGGACCAGTTCACGGCGCCCCCCTGGGCGTGCCTCAGCGGTCGAAATGATCAGGCTTTGAAGGGAAAGGAAGCCCTAATGGGCGATCCGCATATGCGGTGAACTGGCGCGAGTGACGGGGCTCGAACCCGCGACCTCCGGCGTGACAGGCCGGCGCTCTAACCGACTGAGCTACACCCGCGCAGTGCTGGGGCGTTTAGGCCCCGAACCGACACCTGTCAACCAAGGGGCCGGCATTTTCAGATGGTTTCGTGGTGGGCGCTGACGGGGTCGAACCGCCGACATCCTGCGTGTAAAGCAGGCGCTCTACCTCTGAGCTAAGCGCCCGCCCGCGAAGTGGCGCCCCGGGGCCAGCCCGGGGCGCGCCAATCAGTTGACCGCGTCCTTGAGGCCCTTGCCGGCCTTGAAGCGGACGGTGGTGGAGGCGGGGATCTTGATCTCCTCGCCCGTGCGCGGGTTGCGGCCCTTGCCGGCCTTGCGCTTGCTGGTGCTGAAGGTGCCGAAGCCCACCAGACGGACCTCCTGCTTCTTCTTCAGCGCCTTCGTGATGGCCTCGAACACCGCGTCCAGCACGTCGCCGGCCTTGGCCTTGGAGAGTTCACCCGAGTCCGCGACAACGGCCACCAGGTCCTGCTTGTTCATGGGATGATCCCCTTTCCGTGAAACTGTCGGCGACGGGACCGATTCCCCGTCCGCGAACCGAAGCGGACAGTAGGGGGCGGTTTTCCGCCACGTCAATCACGGCGTGACCGGATTCCTGGCGGATTGCCGCGGTTTTCTGGGGGAAACCCCGCTGCGCCGCGGCATCGCGGCCAGCCCTGACGCGGATCGGGAGGGGGAGCGCCCCCTCCCTGTCCTGGTGTTAATGCGGGCGGACGCCGCTCTCGGCCGCGGGCGGCGTCACAGGCGCCTCCTCCGGCTCCACCCAGGTGATGGCCTCGGGCGCCCGGATGAGCGCCTTGCCGATGACCTGGTCGGCATGGCTGACGGGGATGATGGTCAGCGCCTTCCGGACGGATTCCGGAATGTCCACCAGATCCTTCTCATTGTCCTTCGGGATGAAGACCGTGGTGATGCCCGAACGCAGGGCCGCCAGCAGCTTCTCCTTCAGGCCACCGATGGGCAGCACCCGCCCGCGCAGCGTGATCTCGCCCGTCATGGCCACGTCGCGCCGCACCGGGATGCCGGTCAGCACCGAGATGATGGAGGTGGCCATGGCCACGCCCGCACTCGGCCCGTCCTTGGGCGTCGCACCTTCGGGGACGTGGACGTGGATGTCGCGCTTCTCGAACAGCGTGGGCTTCAGGCCGAACTGCACCGAGCGCGAACGGACATAGGAGAGCGCCGCACTCACGCTCTCCTTCATCACGTCACCGAGCTGCCCGGTGGGCTTGATGTTGCCCTTGCCGGGCACGACCACGCTCTCGATGGAGAGGATGTCGCCGCCCACCTCGGTCCAGGCGAGGCCGGTGACGACGCCCACCATGTCCTCGCTCTCGGTCTCGCCATAGCGGAACTTCTTCACGCCGGCGTATTTCTCGAGGTTCTTGCGGGTGATGGCGACCTTCTTGGCCTTGCCGCTCACGATCTCCTTCACCGCCTTGCGGGCCAGGCCGCCCACCTCGCGCTCCAGGCTGCGCACGCCGGCCTCGCGCGTGTAGTAGCGCACCAGGTCCCGCAGGGCATCGTCGGTGACAGACCACTCGCCCGGCTTCAGCCCGTTCGCCTCGGTCACCTTCTTCATCAGGTGCCGCTTGCAGATTTCGAGCTTCTCCTCCTCGGTGTAGCCGGGGATGCGGATGATCTCCATGCGGTCCAGCAGGGGCTGGGGCATGCGGAGCGAATTGGCGGTGGTGACGAACATCACGTCCGAGAGGTCGTAATCCACCTCCAGATAGTGGTCCGCGAAGGTCGAGTTCTGCTCGGGGTCCAGCACCTCCAGCAGCGCGCTCGACGGATCGCCGCGCCAATCGGCGCCCAGCTTGTCGATCTCGTCCAGCAGGAAG from Roseococcus microcysteis includes these protein-coding regions:
- a CDS encoding HU family DNA-binding protein — translated: MNKQDLVAVVADSGELSKAKAGDVLDAVFEAITKALKKKQEVRLVGFGTFSTSKRKAGKGRNPRTGEEIKIPASTTVRFKAGKGLKDAVN